The following proteins are encoded in a genomic region of Palaemon carinicauda isolate YSFRI2023 chromosome 19, ASM3689809v2, whole genome shotgun sequence:
- the LOC137659313 gene encoding uncharacterized protein: MELHGFGDASEKGYGACVDLRVPSENGSYKVSLVSSKLRVAPIKTLTLPRLELMGCLLCSRLVNFVKNTLNLDNCVRVRCWTDSTIALSWIQRDASKKDLFVAIRVKEIRELTPPSCWQHCVSKDNPADLITRGLLADKLVDSNMWLYGPSMLKESQYQEREGNPVKYKDEMGIESTAVCLNVQGVPNNPLIDLDRYSKLSKVLRVTAYVLRFIINCRNSNNKVAGPLITEEIDFAKLKLIYCIQREVFSAEIKVLLGKKAIPQWSKLRNLDPFLDDKGLIRIRGRLEFSNLNYDTKHPVIIPKGQFATLLIRFQHRFLKHAGVDTVISSLRNNFLIIGIRRLAKTVIKECLSCRWHNSKPCSQPVAPLPKEGVRTSPPFDVTGLDYAGPLFCADCPSKKFYVLLFTCGVVRAVHIELTESLSLPDCLLAIRRFVARGSLPSVIYSDNAKTFVAARYEVQRLYGHLAPKWNFIAPHAPWWGGGWWERLIRSVKLALRKTLNLNYVSKSELETILVEIESCINSRPLTYVSDELDSIHYLTPSHFILGRTPHCKSLINVEPCKVTSRDLNEREVLRNKNLEHFWKIWSNNYITNLPQVVKGFNKKCDLSKGDLVLIKEDNLLRLKWPLGVIVDVFKGRDGLVRSVRLKTKKGEMTRPIQRLYNLEVGRSEDLITTDASCEDFDRDVCDNPQMPIHTVSDEDVLPKSKSGRVIKPPTKLDL, encoded by the coding sequence ATGGAGCTACATGGGTTTGGTGATGCCTCTGAAAAGGGCTATGGGGCTTGTGTGGACCTGCGAGTGCCTTCGGAGAACGGCTCATACAAGGTGTCATTAGTGTCCTCTAAGTTAAGAGTTGCTCCCATAAAGACACTTACATTGCCGAGGTTAGAACTCATGGGATGTCTTTTGTGTTCACGATTAGTCAACTTTGTGAAGAATACCCTTAATCTAGATAACTGTGTTAGAGTTAGGTGTTGGACAGATTCTACCATTGCTCTGTCATGGATTCAAAGAGATGCTAGTAAGAAGGACCTATTTGTAGCTATTCGGGTAAAGGAAATTAGAGAGTTAACACCTCCCAGTTGCTGGCAACATTGTGTAAGTAAGGACAATCCAGCTGACCTGATAACACGAGGTCTGTTGGCAGACAAGCTTGTGGATAGTAATATGTGGCTCTATGGGCCTAGTATGTTAAAAGAATCCCAATACCAGGAAAGGGAAGGTAACCCAGTTAAGTATAAAGATGAAATGGGCATAGAAAGTACTGCTGTCTGTCTTAATGTACAAGGCGTGCCAAACAACCCTTTGATAGATTTAGATCGATACAGTAAATTAAGCAAGGTGTTAAGAGTTACAGCTTATGTCTTAAGATTTATCATAAATTgtagaaatagtaataacaaagTGGCAGGCCCTCTCATTACTGAAGAGATTGATTTTGCTAAGTTGAAGTTGATTTACTGCATCCAAAGAGAAGTGTTTTCTGCAGAAATAAAGGTACTTTTGGGTAAAAAGGCTATCCCTCAATGGTCTAAATTAAGAAATCTTGACCCCTTTCTAGATGATAAAGGCTTAATAAGAATTAGGGGACGTCTTGAGTTTTCTAACTTGAACTATGACACTAAACATCCTGTCATAATTCCAAAGGGTCAATTTGCTACTCTGTTGATCAGATTTCAGCACAGGTTTTTAAAGCATGCAGGTGTGGATACCGTAATTTCATCCCTACGGAATAACTTTTTGATTATAGGAATAAGGAGATTAGCTAAGACAGTAATAAAGGAATGTTTAAGTTGCCGTTGGCATAATTCAAAACCTTGTAGTCAGCCTGTGGCTCCATTACCTAAAGAAGGAGTAAGGACTTCTCCACCCTTTGATGTAACAGGCTTAGATTATGCAGGCCCCCTCTTTTGTGCTGATTGTCCTAGTAAGAAATTTTATGTATTGTTGTTCACTTGTGGTGTTGTAAGAGCCGTACACATAGAGCTTACAGAATCTTTATCCTTGCCTGACTGCTTATTGGCTATAAGAAGATTTGTTGCCAGGGGAAGTTTACCTAGTGTCATATATTCAGATAATGCAAAGACTTTTGTAGCTGCTAGGTATGAAGTACAAAGGCTGTATGGCCACTTGGCTCCCAAATGGAACTTTATAGCCCCTCATGCTCCCTGGTGGGGGGGGGGCTGGTGGGAGAGACTCATTAGGTCAGTTAAGCTTGCCTTGAGAAAGACGCTGAATCTGAACTATGTAAGTAAGAGTGAATTAGAAACTATACTAGTAGAAATAGAGTCCTGTATTAATTCCAGACCATTGACCTATGTAAGTGATGAACTTgactccattcattatctcactCCCTCACATTTTATCCTAGGAAGAACCCCACActgtaaatccttaataaatgttgAGCCATGTAAGGTGACTTCCAGGGACTTGAATGAAAGAGAAGTTTTAAGAAACAAGAACCTAGAACATTTTTGGAAAATTTGGAGTAACAATTATATAACCAATTTGCCTCAAGTTGTTAAAGGATTCAATAAGAAATGTGATTTGTCTAAGGGTGACCTTGTGTTGATAAAGGAGGATAACCTCCTTAGATTGAAGTGGCCTCTTGGGGTTATTGTAGATGTTTTTAAAGGTAGAGATGGACTTGTAAGAAGTGTAAGGCTCAAAACTAAAAAGGGAGAAATGACTAGACCCATTCAAAGATTGTATAATCTTGAAGTAGGTAGATCTGAAGATTTGATTACTACTGATGCATCCTGTGAGGATTTTGATAGAGATGTATGTGATAATCCTCAAATGCCTATTCATACTGTTAGTGATGAGGATGTACTTCCAAAGTCTAAGTCTGGTAGAGTAATTAAGCCTCCTACTAAGTTAGATTTATAA
- the LOC137659314 gene encoding uncharacterized protein, producing MVKLEHDKELKKEYQKVFESYESDHIIEEVPRQEISGVNLVYYMPHRPVVKLSSSSTKIRPVFDASASCYNGVSLNDCLSSGPSLNPDLVEVLIRFRRWPIAVTADIRKAFLQISVQEKDRDVHRFLWPRDDGTIRHMRFTRVPFGNTASPFLLNATIKHHLDKYPPTSVVQDLKANMYTDNWLSGADSAVEAADKFCEARSILADASMDLTKLVSNSLLITSQLCDKVPFINSDEPNTVLGL from the coding sequence ATGGTTAAGTTAGAACACGATAAGGAGCTTAAGAAAGAGTATCAAAAAGTGTTTGAAAGTTATGAGTCTGATCACATAATAGAAGAGGTACCAAGGCAGGAAATTTCAGGTGTGAATCTTGTGTACTATATGCCTCATCGTCCAGTAGTTAAGTTAAGTAGTTCAAGTACTAAGATAAGACCTGTGTTTGATGCCTCTGCCTCTTGTTACAATGGTGTATCATTGAATGACTGTTTGTCCTCAGGCCCATCACTCAACCCTGACCTGGTTGAGGTGCTCATTCGTTTTCGTCGTTGGCCCATTGCTGTTACAGCTGATATAAGAAAGGCCTTTTTGCAAATTAGTGTacaagagaaagacagagatgttcatAGATTTTTGTGGCCAAGAGACGATGGTACAATACGGCACATGAGATTCACACGTGTACCCTTTGGTAACACAGCGAGCCCATTTTTGTTAAATGCCACAATTAAACATCATTTGGATAAGTATCCCCCAACTAGTGTAGTGCAAGATTTGAAGGCTAACATGTATACAGACAATTGGTTGAGTGGTGCAGATTCTGCTGTAGAAGCAGCTGATAAATTTTGTGAAGCCCGTAGCATTTTAGCTGATGCTAGTATGGACCTTACAAAACTTGTATCAAATAGTTTGCTAATTACTTCTCAGTTATGTGACAAGGTACCCTTTATAAATTCTGATGAACCCAATACCGTATTAGGCCTGTAG